The region GGTTTAGAAGCAATAATTAAAGACAATACAATAGTTATTAGAAAAAAACTACTCCCTACTAGTTCAAAAGCAGACATTACTCATGAAGTCTTGTCTTATGAAGAAAATGCCTATGAAAACATAAAAGGCTATATTGCAAGGAAAAGTTCTACAGGTTCTAAAATGAACATGGATATAAACAAAATACCACAAAGTGTAGCCGTTATTACCAGTGATTTAATGAGAAGTAGAAATGCTCAAACCATTAATAATGCAGTATCTTATACCTCTGGAATTTCACAAGAGTACGGTGAAAATGGAGATATAAGGAGAAACACAGATACAATAAGAGCCTCAGGGATGTTGGCCTCTTCTACTTTTTTAGATGCTTTACAAGTACCTTTTTTGGGATATTTTGGAAGAATAACAGATATTTATTCTTTGCAAAAAGTTGAAGTTTTAAAAGGACCTTCTTCTGTATTGTATGGAGCAAGTTCACCTGGTGGTTTATTAAATATGCAAAGTAAAAAACCAAACCTTGAGGATAAAAATGAAGTGGGAATAGCAAACGGCTCATTTAATTCAAAATCTATTTTTGCAGATTTAAACACATCTCTTAATAAAAATATTCTCTTTAGACTCACCGGAAAATACAAAAAATCCAAAGGAGAAGTTGATTTTGTAGAAAATACAAACTATTTTATAAACCCTGCTTTTACTTTTTATATTAATGATAATACGACGTTAGATGTTTTAACTTCTTTTTCAAAGAATAATATGTTAGCCGCTTCCTATTTATCAGGAAATACAGGAGAATTAGTATTCCACAAAAATATATTAAAACATTATTCCCATGTACAAACAAGTGCGGACTCATTAAACAATGCAAATCTTTCTAGCCGTATGTACTTAGGAGATGCAAAAGATGATAAATTAAAAAGAAGTACTCAAAGTATTACTACTTTATTAAAGCATAAAATCAATGATTCTTTAAGCATTAATTCTAATCTTAGAATAGAAAAAAACAAAGGTGAATATATTCAATCCAGACTTGATAACAATTATTTACCTACCATGATTGGAACTGCAAATTTAAGTACCATTAGAATGACAAAAGATAAAGAGCTTAGTTCTTTAGACAGTATTTCTTTTGACAATAATATTCAATATTCTTGGCAAACAAAAGATATAACGAATCAATCTATGATTGGAATAGATTATCATCATCAAAAACTTGAACTGGAAGGTTATGAGGATATCTTATTTTTAGTTGATTTGTTTAATCCTTACAGCACTCAA is a window of Campylobacteraceae bacterium DNA encoding:
- a CDS encoding TonB-dependent siderophore receptor, which translates into the protein MNLFKSSVIAPGLALLLYANTLSAQSYTTNTSSLKEAIQEISKIAKIPYLVDSSILENKVSKKITKVEGLKNALDLLLKNSGLEAIIKDNTIVIRKKLLPTSSKADITHEVLSYEENAYENIKGYIARKSSTGSKMNMDINKIPQSVAVITSDLMRSRNAQTINNAVSYTSGISQEYGENGDIRRNTDTIRASGMLASSTFLDALQVPFLGYFGRITDIYSLQKVEVLKGPSSVLYGASSPGGLLNMQSKKPNLEDKNEVGIANGSFNSKSIFADLNTSLNKNILFRLTGKYKKSKGEVDFVENTNYFINPAFTFYINDNTTLDVLTSFSKNNMLAASYLSGNTGELVFHKNILKHYSHVQTSADSLNNANLSSRMYLGDAKDDKLKRSTQSITTLLKHKINDSLSINSNLRIEKNKGEYIQSRLDNNYLPTMIGTANLSTIRMTKDKELSSLDSISFDNNIQYSWQTKDITNQSMIGIDYHHQKLELEGYEDILFLVDLFNPYSTQNIAKNSQIDKKETESINKLAFYAQNQAIINDRIILSTALRYDKIKQINDDTFNDTKQKQKDTNLSGRIGLAYAFDNGFSPYISYSTSFVTNPGTNKQKKQYVPSLGKQIEIGAKYKPKNIDALLSFSFYNIKEENILSSDPTNSTSESFQIQDSSSDIKGIEIDLSFQTSKNTNIIFSLSKISAKQRDTTNAEHEGRDMERIPDLSLSLWADYTLKNTALGNITLASGIKYIGNIKHYITDSFDPLKKEDTIVSDSYLLVDSRISSQYKDFNLSFAVNNVFDKTPEIDPTIVRSTFLQGRTYNIAMTYKF